The following is a genomic window from Bordetella sp. H567.
TAAACAGCAGCACCACGGCGACCTTGATAATCACCATGACATTGTTGACGCGCGTCGATTCCTTGATGCCGATCGACAGCATGGCCGTGAGCGCGAGCATGATCAGCAGCGCGGGCAGGTCCATCCATGTATGGACGCCGGGCAGCGCGCCTGGCGCGGCGCTCAGCGCCACGGGCAGCTTGAGCCCGAAGCCCGCCAGCAGCGATTGAAAATAGCCTGACCATCCGGCGGAAACGGCCGATGTCGCGAATCCATATTCCAGGATGAGGTCCCAGCCTATCATCCACGCGACGAACTCGCCCAGCGTCGCATAGCTGTAGGCGTAGATGGAGCCCGTGACCGGCACCGTGGACGCGAACTCCGCATAGCTGAATGCCGCGCAACCACAGGCCAGCGCGGCGAAGATGAACGAGATTGTCAGCGCCGGCCCAGCCGTGACCGCGCCGGTTCCGGTCAGGACGAAAATGCCCGTTCCGATGATCGCCCCGATTCCCATCAGGATCAGATCGAACGGTCCCAGCACCTTCTTGAGGTTTCCAGGCACACGACTTGACGCAATCATGGCATCTATATTTTTTGTTCGGAAGATATTCACCGCATGCCTCCAAGAGAAATGCTGTCCCCTCCCCCGAGCTCGTGTGGGCGGGCAGCATATCACCGCGGCAATGCGGTCAGGATGGATACGGTGGTCGTGGATTTTTTTTGATTCAACGCCTGTGTGTACGGACGCTGTGGCGATGGGCGGCGCGTGTGCGCCCCGCATCTGCCTGCCGCCTGACCGTGGCCTGGGCGGCATCGGCGTGATCGCGGGCGCAGCGCAACCGGGCCGGTGGCGCCGCGCCCGTGGCCATCACGCCGGACAATTGAGCTGCGTGGCCAGATGCCCCATATCGTCGGCGATCCAGTCCCAGTCCTGTTCGGCGCGCAGATTGGTTTTCTGCGCCGGGCCGTATTCCGAGGGCCGCAGGATGAAGGCTGTCCTGAAGCCGCACTTGCGGGCAGCGGCCAGATCGGAATTGTGGGCCGCCACCATGCAGATTTCCTCCGGACGCAGGTCCAGGACCTCGGCCGTCCTGAGGTATGCCTCGGGCGAGGTCTTGTACGCCTTGACCACTTCGGCGCCCAGGATGGCGTCCCAGGGCAGGCCCGCATGCTTGGCCATGTCCGTCATCAAGCGGATATTGCCGTTGGACATCGGCGCGATGATGAAGCGCTGCTTCAGGCGGCGCAGGCCCGCCACCGAATCGGGCCACGGCTGCAGGCGGTGCCAGCTCAGGTTCAGGTCGCTCAGCGTTTCCTCGGGCAGGGCCGCCACGTCGATGCGATAGTCGGCCAGCAGCGTCTCCAGATTCTCCCGGTGCAGCACATCCAGCTTCACGAAGGGGCGGCGTCCGGTGCGGACTTCCTCCAGCGCCGGCTGGTACTTCTTGCGCCATGCATTGGCCACATCGTGCGGGTCGTCCTTGATGCCGTGCTTTTCCAGGAAAGGACCCAACTCCCGGGCGACGCTGGTACGCCAGTCCACCACCGTCCCAAACACGTCGAAGAGCAACGCCTTGATCATTTTTTCGTCCGCCATGGTCTCCACCATTCATCGAGAAACGTCGATGCGGAAGTCTAACCCCGGTGATATTCTCGCGGCTTAATCGTCGCTGAACCTCAGGGCCGGGTTGGCCGCGGGAGCACGCAATGGCGCATGGCGAACACAAATACCAGGTGCAAGTACGGTGGACGGGCAACCGCGGCAGCGGTACCTCGGGCTATGGGGCATATGGACGAGACCACGTCATCCGGGCCGACGGCAAGCCCGAGATCGCCGGCTCGGCCGATCCGGCATTCCGGGGGGACGCCCGGCGCTGGAACCCGGAGGATCTGCTCGTTGCGTCCGCATCGGCGTGCCACAAGCTCTGGTATCTGCACCTGTGCGCCGATGCCGGCATCGTGGTGCTGGATTATGTGGACAACGCGGAGGGCACCATGGCGGAAGCGCCCGGCAGGTTCACGGCCATCGTGCTTCGGCCGGATGTCGTCATCGGGGCCGGTGGCGACCCCGATGAGGCGAAGCGCCTGCATCATGTGGCCCACGGGAAGTGCTATATCGCCAACTCGGTGAATTTCCCCATCACCTGCGAGCCGACGATAAGGCTCGCCTCGGGCTGACGGCGGGCCGGCGCGGACGAGGTAGCGCGTCCTTCGGGCGGCCGCGCGGACGCGCTCAGGGGTGTGCCCTCCTGTCGCTGCGCGACATCCTCCCCGTGGGAGGGAGCGCGTCCTTCGGGCGGCCGCGCGGACGCGCTCAGGGGTGTGCCCTCCTGTCGCTGCGCGACATCCTCCCCGTGGGAGGGAGCACGTCCTTCGGGCGGCCGCGCGGACGCGCTCAGGCCACTTCCGGCCCGTCTTTCTTGGCGGGCTTGACCAGGTCTTCGCGCTTGACGCCGAACCACATGGCCAGCGCGGCGGCCACGAAAACCGACGAGTAGATGCCGAACCAGATGCCGATGGTCAGGGCCATCGCGAAGTAGTGCAGGGTGGGGCCGCCGAAGAACAGCATGGACAGCACCATCATCTGCGTCGAACCGTGCGTGATGATGGTCCGGGAAATCGTCTGCGTGATGGCGCCGTTGATGATTTCGGGCACCGGCGCCTTGCGCTGCTTGCGGAAGTTTTCGCGGATCCGGTCCATGATGACCACGGATTCGTTGACGGAATACCCCAGCACCGCCAGCACGCCGGCCAGGACCGACAGCGAGAATTCCCACTGGAAGAAGGCGAAGAAGCCCAGGATGATGACCACGTCGTGCAGGTTGGCGATGACGCCGGCCAGGGCGAACTTCCATTCGAAGCGGATGCCCAGGTAGACGATGATGCCCAGCACCACGAACAGCAGGGCCATCAACCCGTTGTGCACCAGTTCCTGGCCGACCTGCGGGCCGACGTATTCCACCCGGCGCAGCTCCACCGACGGATCGGCGGCCTTCAGCTCCTTCAGCACGGCATCGCTCTGCGCCGAGGACGTCTGGCCGGACTGCAGCGGCAGGCGGAT
Proteins encoded in this region:
- a CDS encoding OsmC family protein is translated as MAHGEHKYQVQVRWTGNRGSGTSGYGAYGRDHVIRADGKPEIAGSADPAFRGDARRWNPEDLLVASASACHKLWYLHLCADAGIVVLDYVDNAEGTMAEAPGRFTAIVLRPDVVIGAGGDPDEAKRLHHVAHGKCYIANSVNFPITCEPTIRLASG
- a CDS encoding haloacid dehalogenase type II is translated as MADEKMIKALLFDVFGTVVDWRTSVARELGPFLEKHGIKDDPHDVANAWRKKYQPALEEVRTGRRPFVKLDVLHRENLETLLADYRIDVAALPEETLSDLNLSWHRLQPWPDSVAGLRRLKQRFIIAPMSNGNIRLMTDMAKHAGLPWDAILGAEVVKAYKTSPEAYLRTAEVLDLRPEEICMVAAHNSDLAAARKCGFRTAFILRPSEYGPAQKTNLRAEQDWDWIADDMGHLATQLNCPA
- the secF gene encoding protein translocase subunit SecF; protein product: MEFFRIHRTIPFMRHALVLNIISAVTFLAAVFFILTRGFHLSIEFTGGTVMEVNYAQTAQLESVRGAVAKLGYTDFQVQNFGTSRDVLIRLPLQSGQTSSAQSDAVLKELKAADPSVELRRVEYVGPQVGQELVHNGLMALLFVVLGIIVYLGIRFEWKFALAGVIANLHDVVIILGFFAFFQWEFSLSVLAGVLAVLGYSVNESVVIMDRIRENFRKQRKAPVPEIINGAITQTISRTIITHGSTQMMVLSMLFFGGPTLHYFAMALTIGIWFGIYSSVFVAAALAMWFGVKREDLVKPAKKDGPEVA